The Armatimonadota bacterium genomic sequence TCTTCGAGCGACCCTCAGCCGCGGAATCCATTAGTCCCTCTCCCTACATCGAATACGCGCACCTGGCAACCCTTCGGCGCACTGGTAATGACCAGTAATGACCAATACCATCCAAGAGGCCGGGATTCCTGCTGGCCCCGGAGCCAACAGGATGTCTCCGCCTCCCCCGAGAATGGGTACTGAACTTGTAAGGAAGACAGCCACCACCGCAGGTGCCAGGTGACGTCTTACTCCGGAGGAATCACTTGGCAAAGCCACACTCTCCATTACAGAAGCAGCCTCCCCTGCACGTCGCCGGGCAGTCAGGCGATGACGAGATCAAGCGACTGGTTGTGGACGAGGCGCAGCGGCACCAGACATGAGTGCTCAATCCAAAGATGCTGCCGGCACTTGTGAAACGCGAACCGGTCAGGCTGGCCGAGGAAGACGTCAAGATGGCCGCCTACTGTCTCGCTCGGCACATTCGGATAGAACGGGCCTCCCGACCTGGGTTGCGAGATCTCAAGCGTTCCGACGGCGTCGTGCGGGACGCTTGCCATTCACGTCGTGAATGTGTATCATTCACACTATGAATAGCACTCTTCTCCCCCGCCACGTCCAGACAGCGCTCGCGGATCGACTGCGCGTGATGCCGGCCGTCGTCGTCACGGGTGCCCGGCAGACGGGCAAGAGCACGCTGGTTCAAGCCCTGACGCCCGGCGAACGGCGGTTCTTCTCCCTCGACGACCTCGACGCACTGGACCTCGCCCGGAGAGATCCGGAGGCCCTCGTCGGAGGCGCGGCGCCGGTCACCCTCGACGAGGTGCAGCGGGAGCCGGGCCTGCTGTCGGCGGTGAAGCGGGCGATCGACCGCCGTCGGGGGCCCGGACAGTTCCTGCTCACCGGCTCGGCCAATCTGCTGCTCATGCGGCAGGTCTCGGAGTCGCTGGCCGGCCGCGCCAGCTACCTCACACTGTGGCCGATGACCCGGCGGGAACAACGAGGCATGGGCCGCTGCGGCCTGTGGGAACGCCTGCTGGCCGCCGAGGAGACCGAGTGGCTCGACGTGCTCCGATCATCGGACGACGAGCCCGAGGACTGGCGGCCGCTGGCGCGGCGGGGCGGCTTTCCAACGCCCGCCATCCACATGAAGACGGCGGCGGAACGAACGGTGTGGTTCGAGGGCTACGTGCGCACCTACCTGGAACGCGACCTGCAGATCCTCTCGGCCATCTCCGCGCTGCCGGACTTCCGGCGCCTGATGAGGGGAGCGTGTCTGCGGCTGGGGCAGATCGTGAACCAGACAGAACTGGCCCGGGATGTCGCGCTGCCGCAGCCGACCGCCCACCGCTACCTGAACCTGATCGAGACCTCTTTCCTGCTGGTGCGGGTGCCGGCGTACGCGGTGAACCGTACGAAGCGGCTGATCAAGGCGCCGAAACTGTACTGGGGTGATACGGGCCTGGCTCTGCACCTGGCGGGGTCGGCTGAGCCGACGGGCGCGCACCTGGAGAACCTCGTGCTCAACGACCTCCTGTGTTGGCGCGACGCTCGACCGGAGCAGGCGGAGCTTCTCTACTGGCGCACGACGACCGGCGAAGAGGTGGATTTCGTGGTCGAGGCCTCGGGCCGGCTGCTGCCCATCGAGGTCAAGGCGACGCCGCGCCCGCGTCTGGCCGACGCCGCGGCGATCCGCGCCTTTCGCGCCGAGTACGGAAGGGCGTCGCGCGCCGGCGTGTTGCTGCACACGGGGACGCGGCGCGAGTGGCTGACGCCGGACGT encodes the following:
- a CDS encoding ATP-binding protein; amino-acid sequence: MNSTLLPRHVQTALADRLRVMPAVVVTGARQTGKSTLVQALTPGERRFFSLDDLDALDLARRDPEALVGGAAPVTLDEVQREPGLLSAVKRAIDRRRGPGQFLLTGSANLLLMRQVSESLAGRASYLTLWPMTRREQRGMGRCGLWERLLAAEETEWLDVLRSSDDEPEDWRPLARRGGFPTPAIHMKTAAERTVWFEGYVRTYLERDLQILSAISALPDFRRLMRGACLRLGQIVNQTELARDVALPQPTAHRYLNLIETSFLLVRVPAYAVNRTKRLIKAPKLYWGDTGLALHLAGSAEPTGAHLENLVLNDLLCWRDARPEQAELLYWRTTTGEEVDFVVEASGRLLPIEVKATPRPRLADAAAIRAFRAEYGRASRAGVLLHTGTRREWLTPDVLAAPWWSVC